The following are from one region of the Erwinia billingiae Eb661 genome:
- a CDS encoding aminotransferase class I/II-fold pyridoxal phosphate-dependent enzyme, which produces MQPEKPFSEQTRLTHDQRHDKGAVSPPVYQSSLFSFSDYDSMIARFRGDSDQPLYSRVDNPTVKVLQDKMAELEGGEACLAFGSGMAAISNAILSVVQPGDKVVCINHVYPDTYRFLKGFCTRFNISSEFVDGDSLEAIAAALPGAKLLYLESPSSWVMSEQDLQKIAALAKEHKVITLIDNSWASPLFQKPLALGIDMVVHSASKYIGGHSDVVAGLVIANAERISAISRYISPFLGGKLSANEAWLLIRGLRTLPLRMRQHHESALQLASQLQDHPQILAVNHPGLHKAAFSTLSGYSGLFSFELDQSVDIPTFCNALQLFHMGVSWGGFESLVMPAISVLNQAGEFNSAVDFGVSPRVIRVSIGLEDTADLWNDLQQAIAAARQ; this is translated from the coding sequence ATGCAGCCTGAAAAGCCCTTTAGTGAACAAACCCGACTGACCCACGATCAACGTCATGACAAAGGCGCGGTTTCCCCACCCGTCTATCAATCCTCTTTGTTCAGCTTCAGTGATTACGACAGCATGATTGCCCGCTTTCGTGGCGACAGCGATCAGCCGTTGTATTCACGGGTCGATAACCCGACGGTCAAAGTTCTGCAGGACAAAATGGCCGAACTGGAGGGTGGGGAAGCCTGCCTGGCTTTTGGCAGCGGGATGGCGGCGATCAGCAATGCCATTCTGAGCGTGGTCCAGCCCGGCGATAAGGTGGTTTGCATCAATCACGTCTATCCGGATACCTACCGTTTCCTGAAAGGGTTCTGCACCCGCTTTAACATCAGCAGTGAGTTTGTCGATGGCGACTCGCTTGAGGCGATTGCCGCCGCGCTGCCGGGTGCGAAGTTGCTGTATCTCGAAAGCCCAAGCAGTTGGGTGATGAGCGAACAGGATCTGCAGAAGATTGCCGCGCTGGCGAAAGAGCACAAGGTGATCACCCTGATTGATAACAGCTGGGCCTCGCCGCTGTTCCAGAAGCCGCTGGCGCTGGGCATCGATATGGTGGTGCATTCCGCCTCGAAATACATTGGTGGCCACAGCGATGTGGTGGCTGGACTGGTTATCGCCAATGCCGAACGCATCAGCGCCATCTCGCGTTATATCAGCCCGTTCCTTGGCGGCAAGCTGTCGGCTAATGAAGCCTGGCTGCTGATCCGTGGCCTGCGGACCTTGCCGTTACGCATGCGGCAGCACCATGAAAGTGCGCTGCAGCTGGCTTCTCAACTTCAGGACCATCCGCAGATCCTCGCGGTAAACCATCCGGGCCTGCACAAAGCCGCCTTTTCCACCCTCAGCGGCTACAGCGGGCTGTTCTCTTTTGAGCTGGATCAGTCGGTCGATATTCCGACCTTCTGTAATGCGTTGCAGCTGTTCCATATGGGCGTGAGCTGGGGAGGATTTGAAAGTCTGGTGATGCCCGCCATTTCGGTGCTGAATCAGGCCGGTGAATTTAACTCCGCCGTGGATTTTGGCGTCTCACCACGCGTAATCCGCGTCTCCATCGGTCTGGAAGACACCGCAGATTTGTGGAACGACCTGCAGCAGGCGATTGCCGCCGCACGCCAGTAA